The Sphingopyxis sp. YR583 DNA segment ACCGGCCGCTGTCGCGCGCGGCGCTCAGCGCGGCGCAGCTACGCAACCCGCTTCCAGGCGACGTCGACCCCGCCCGCACGCCCGATGGCGGCGAGATATTGGCGCAGCGCCTGCTCCGTCTCCGCAAGGAACGCGGACTCAGCCGCGCTGCACTTTCGGACCGGACCGGGTTCAGCAAACCCAGCATTTGGGCCTGGGAAAGCGGCAAGACCGTTCCGCGGCGCAGCAATCTGATGATGCTGGCCGACGCATTCGGCATTTCGGAACGCGAACTGCTTGCCGGCGAGCCCTCGGCCGCACATGGCGACCCCGCGGCGAGCGCGCAGCAAATGCATGCGCTGGTCCGCTCGAGCCGAGAAGAGATCGCCGCGCTCGCGGGCGTCGAGCCCGGCAAGGTCAAGATCACGATCGAATATTGACGCTTCGCCTGCCCTATCGGGGCGGCAACAATAAACTCGCGTCGCCGTAGCTATAGAAGCGATAGCCCTCTTCGATGGCATGGGCATAGGCCGCCTGCATCGTCTCCAATCCCATCAAGGCGCTGACCAACATGAACAAGGTCGAGCGCGGCAAGTGGAAATTGGTCATCAGCCCGTCGATCGCCTTGAAACGATAGCCGGGGGTGATGAAGATCGCGGTGTCGCCCGCGAAGGGCACGATGATGCCGTCATCCTGCGCCGCGCTTTCCAGCAGGCGCAGGCTGGTGGTGCCGACCGCGATGACGCGGCCGCCCGCCGCGCGCACCGCATTGAGCCGCGCCGCGGTGTCGGCGTCGATACGCCCCCATTCGGCGTGCATGACATGATCTTCGGTGTCGTCGGCCTTCACCGGCAGGAAGGTGCCCGCCCCGACATGCAGCGTCAGCGTTTCGCTCGCGATCCCGGCCGCCGCGAGCGCCTCGATCAGCTTCGGCGTAAAGTGCAACGCTGCGGTCGGTGCCGCGACCGCGCCGTCTTCGCGCGCGAACATCGTCTGATAGTCGCTGCGGTCGTCTTCGTCGGTCGGCCGCTTGCCCGCGATATAGGGCGGCAGCGGCATCGTCCCCGCCCGTTCGAGCAGGACTTCGACCGGCTCGTCGCCGGCGAAGGCAAGGATGAAGCTGCCGTCGGCCAGCCGCTCCTCGGCGAGCGCTTCGACGCCCGCGCCGAAATCGACCGTCTCGCCGACGCGCAGCCTTTTGGCGTTGCGGATGAACGCCTGCCAGCGGCGCAGATCGATCCGCTTGTGCAGCGTCGCGCCGATCTTCGCCTCTCCGCGCCACCCCTCGAGCTGCGCAGGAATGACGCGCGTATCGTTGAAGACGAGGCAGTCGCCGGGGCGCAGCCACGCCGGCAGGTCGGTTACCCCCGCATCGACCATCGTACCGCCATCGACGACGAGCATCCGCGCCGCATCGCGTGGCCGCGCGGGACGGAGCGCGATGCGCTCATTGGGCAGATCGAAATCGAAGGCGTCGACGCGCATGGCTGGATCGTATTCCGGACGGCGCGCGCCCGCGCTTACTGTTTGATCGGAGCGTTGAGCTCGTCGACCGTCACTTCGGGCGCGGGTGCGGGCACGGCTTCGGTCAGCATCGAGGCGGGCGGCACCGGCTTGTTGTCGGCAGCAACCGACACCTGCACCATCCGCGACATCACTTCGGGCGGCTCGCCCTTATGGATCGCGTCGATATATTGCATACCCGAAACGACGCGGCCGAAGGCGGTGTAGCGGCGGTCGAGCGAGAAGCGCGGCTGGAGCATGATGAAGAACTGGCTGTTCGCACTGTCCTCATTCTCGGCGCGCGCCATCGACAGCGTCCCGCGCAGATGCGGGGTCGGGTTGAATTCGGCCTTCAGGTCCGGAAGCTGCGATCCGCCCTGTCCCGTCGCGGACGGATCGCCCGTCTGCGCCATGAAGCCGTCGATCACCCGGTGGAACTTGATCCCGTCGTAAAAGCCCGCGCGCGCGAGTTGCTTGATGCGGTCGACATGGTTCGGCGCGACATTGGGAAAGAGTTGGACCACAACCCGGCCGCCCGTCGAAAGGTCGAGGTTCAGCATATATTCGGGGTTGTTGATATATTGGTCGGGCGTCATCGTCGGCACCGCGGGCACGTCCGCAGCGGGCGCGGTCTCATTCGTCGCCGGCGCAGCGGGTACGTCGACCGGGGCCGGAGCAGGCGCTTCGACCGGCGGTGCCGGCTGGCTTTCCTCCGGGTTCGGGGCGGGCGCGGGCGGCGCCTCCTGTGCCACGGCCGCAACCGAAAGACCGAACGCCATCGCCATAAGTACCAAGGGGCGGAAGGAAGATGTCATGCTGGATCGGCCTTTAGAAGAATAGACTGGATTTGCGCCCTGATGGCGCGCCCTAGCGGGAAAAAGCTGAACGCTCAATGATCGGCGTCAGCGCTCGCCCTGAAGGAGCCCCCGCTCGGCGATACGGCTGACGACCGCCTCGCGCACGGCTGGGGTCACGAATTTATGGATATCGCCGCCAAAGATCGCGATTTCCTTGACCAGCCGCGAAGCGATCGGCTGCAGGCTGACATCGGCCATCAGGAAGACGGTTTCAACGCGCGCGTTGAGCTGGCGGTTCATTCCCGTCAGCTGATACTCATATTCGAAATCGGTGACGCCGCGAATGCCGCGGATGATGATCGACGCGCCCTGCGCATCGGCAAAATCCATCAACAGCGAATTGAAACCGACGACCTCGATGTCACCGTCGATTCCCGCGACTTCGGCCTTTACCATCGCGATCCGTTCGTCATCGTCGAACAGGGGCGACTTCGCGATGTTGGTCGTCACGCCGATAACGAGCCGGTCGACGAGCTTCGCACCGCGGCGGATGATATCCATATGCCCGAGCGTGATCGGATCGAACGTTCCCGGATAAACCCCCACCCGCATCAACGGTCCCTTTCCACGACATAATGCGCGATCGCACGCAGCAGCGCCGCCTCTTCGCCGAAGCCGCCGAGATGCGCAATCGCCTGTTCGACGAGCAGCCCCGCCTGTTCGCGCGCGCGCTCGATCCCCATCAGCGTGACGAAGGTGGCCTTGCCCGCGGCGTCATCCTTGTGCAGCGCCTTGCCCGCCAGCGCTTCGTCGCCCTCGACGTCCATGATGTCGTCGGCGATCTGGAAAGCAAGGCCGATATCGCGCGCATAACCGCGCAAGGGGCGGCGGCCCTCGGCCGGAATCCGCGCGAGAATCGCGCCCGCCTCGACCGAAAAGGCAATCAGCGCGCCGGTCTTGAGCTGTTGCAACCGCGTCACCGTCGGCAGGTCGAAGTTCGATGTCTCGGCGGCGAGGTCCATCATCTGCCCGCCCGCCATGCCTGCCGGACCCGCGGCGCGCGCAAGCTCGCAGCACAGTTCGGCGCGCACGAACGGATCGGCGCTCGTCACCGGATCGCACAGCCATTCGAACGCGAGGGCATGGAGCGAGTCGCCCGCGAGTACTGCCGTCGCCTCGTCGAACGCCTTGTGCACCGTCGGCTTCCCGCGGCGGATATCGTCATCGTCCATGCACGGCAGGTCGTCGTGGATCAGCGAATAGACGTGCATCGCCTCGACCGCGGCTCCGACGCGAAGCGTCAGCGAGCGGTCGACGTGGAACAGATCACCCGCCGCGCGAACCAGCAGCGGCCGCAGCCGCTTGCCGCCGGCGACCGCGGCATGGCGCATCGCTTCATAAAGCGGACCGCGCGGATCGGGCGGAACCGCGAGCAGATGGTCGAACAACGTATCGATCCCGGCCGCGACCTCTGCCTGGGTGGACAGCAGCAATTGCCTTCCGCGTGAAATGTCCTCCTCGACGAGCGCCACGGTCGATCAGCTTTCGCCGAAGGGGGTGGTTCCCGTGGGCCGCCCGTCGGCGCCCAGGCTGACCTGTTCGATCCGTGCCTGTGCCGCGGCCAGCCGCGCCTCGCAATGGCCGCGCAGCGCATGGCCGCGCTCGTAAAGCGCCACCGATTCCTCGAGGCTGACGTCGCCGCTTTCGAGCCGCCGCACGATCGTTTCGAGCTCGCCCATCGCGGCTTCGAACGACAGCGAGGCGATATCGGCGGTGGCTGCGGTTTCGGGGGTGTCCGTCATCGCCCTGCTTTGGCCCCTTCGCCCCCTTTCGGTCAAGCTTGACGTGGTGATTTTGCCCTATAGCGTCGCGCCATGTTCATCGGCCATTTCGCTCCGGCATTGATCGCGGCCGCCCGGCCAAAGGCGGCGGGGCTCGGAACCCTGTTCGTCGCGGCGCAACTCGTCGATATCGGCTTCGCCGCACTGCTCATCCCCGGCGTAGAGGCGATGCGGATCGTCCCCGGCATCACCGCAATGAACCCGATGGACCTCTATCATATGCCCTATACGCACAGCCTGCTCGGCGCGCTGATATGGGCCAAGATTTTCGGGGCGCTCGTCTGGTTCGCCACGAAGCGCAAGCAGGCGGCAATCGGCGCTGCGCTGGTCGTGGTGTCGCACTGGTTCATCGACCTCATCGTCCATATTCCCGACCTGACGCTCTATGGCATGCCGCCCAAACTCGGCCTCGGACTCTGGGACCATCCGCTGGTTGCGATGCCGCTGGAGATCCTGCTGATCGGCGGCGCATTCCTTTATTACATGGCGCGCACCAAGGCACCGGGCGGGAATGCACGGATCTGGATTCTTGCCGGATTGATGGCCTTTGCGCAGGCGGTCGACTGGTTCGGCCCCAAAGAACCCGTCTATTCGCTCGCGGTCCCGGCGACGATGCTGTTTGCCTATACGCTGCTCGCGGGAACCGCGGCATGGGCCGGGGCGAACAGGCGCCTCGCCGCCGGCTGACCCATTCGCTTCGACGCAATCACGGTTCCGCTTTTTGCAATTGCCGGCGCGCACGCCGGCATTCATGTTGCACCGCACAAGAAGAGAGGGGCTCAAAGGCAAGTTTTGTTTTCAGACAAGGACTTGCACCATGAAAAAATATATTCTCCCCGCCCTCGGCCTGCTCGCGCTGGCGCCGTCCGTCGCTCTTGCGAAGGATGCACCGACCAACCGCTTCGAGCATGAGGGCAGCACCTACAGCTACAGCGTCACGCAGGTCGGCGATACGCGTGTCATCAGCGGCGTCGAGGAACGCACCGGCAAGCCGTTCACGCTCCGCGTCGGCCAGCACCGCGTCCGCGGCACCGTCGGCTCGCAGCAAGTGAGCTTTGCTCTCCGCGACGTCGAACCGCTCAAGATCGAGACGGCTACCCTCGCCTCGCGCTGAACCCTCTCTCCGACCGCAGACCCCATGGTGCAAAATGCATCATGGGGTCTGTTCGTTTTGCGCTGGTATCGCTAAAGGCGCGCCATGACTCAGCAAGCGCCCGCCATCACCCCCGAAATCGTCGCCGAGCACGGCCTTTCGCCCGAGGAATATGATCGCGTCCTGAACGCGATCGGGCGCGAGCCGAACCTCGTCGAACTCGGCATCTTCTCGGTCATGTGGTCGGAGCATTGCAGCTATAAAAGCTCGCGCCTGCACCTCAAGAAACTGCCGACCGAGGCGCCTTGGGTGATCTGCGGCCCCGGCGAGAATGCCGGCGTTATCGACATCGGCGAAGGGCCGGACGGCAAGAAGCTCGCCGCGATCTTCAAGATGGAGAGCCACAACCACCCGTCGTATATCGAACCCTATCAGGGCGCGGCGACCGGGGTCGGCGGCATCCTGCGCGACGTGTTCACCATGGGCGCGCGCCCGGTCGCGAACCTCAACGCGCTGCGCTTCGGCCGTCCCGACCATCCGAAGATGAAGCACCTCATCTCGGGCGTCGTCCACGGCATCGGCGGTTACGGCAATTGCGTCGGCGTGCCGACGGTGGGCGGCGAGGTCAATTTCCACAAGGCCTATGACGGCAATATCCTGGTCAACGCGATGACCGTGGGCGTCGCCGAGCAGGACAAGATCTTCTATTCGGCTGCCTCGGGCGTCGGCAATCCGATCGTCTATGTCGGCTCGAAGACCGGCCGCGACGGCATCCACGGCGCGACCATGGCGTCGGCGGACTTCGGCGAGGATGCCGAGGAGAAGCGTCCGACCGTGCAGGTCGGCGATCCCTTCACCGAAAAGCTGCTGATCGAGGCGTGCCTCGAACTGATGGCGTCGGACGCGATCGTCGCGATCCAGGACATGGGCGCCGCAGGCCTTACCTCCTCGTCGGTCGAGATGGCGTCAAAGGGCGGCGTCGGCCTCCACCTCAAGATGGACGATGTGCCGCAGCGCGAAACCGGCATGACGGCATATGAGATGATGCTGTCCGAATCGCAGGAACGCATGCTGATGGTCCTGAAACCCGGCAAGGAAGAGTTCGCCAAGGCGATCTTCCACAAATGGGAACTCGATTTCGCGGTCATCGGCACCGTCACCGACACCGGCCGCATGGTTCTCGAGCATCATGGCGAGATCGTCTGCGACATCCCGCTTGCCCCCCTCGCCGACGACGCGCCGCTCTATGATCGCCCGCACGTGCCCACGCCGAAGCAGGCCGAGCTGACGAACGTCCCCGAAACCAAGGACGTCGCCACCGACCTCAAGACGCTGATGGGCACCCCCGACATCGCCAGCCGCCGCTGGATCTACGAACAATATGACAGCCAGGTCGGCGCCGACACGCTCCAGACCGGCGGCGACGCCGCGCTCGTCCGTATCCACGGCACCAACCGCGCGCTCGCCATGTCGACCGACTGCACCCCGCGCTATTGCTATGCCGACCCGGTCGAGGGCGGCAAACAGGCGGTCGCCGAAACCTGGCGCAACATCAGCGCGGTCGGCGCGACGCCGCTCGCGATCACCAACTGCCTGAACTTCGCAAACCCGCAGCGCCCCGAAATCATGGGCCAGATCACCGGCTGCCTCGACGGCATGGCGCAAGCGTGCCGCGCGCTCGACTATCCGATCGTCTCAGGCAACGTCAGCCTCTACAACGAGAGCAAGGCGACCGGCGGCGGCAGCGCGATCCTGCCCACCCCCGCAATCGGCGGCGTCGGCGTGATCGACGACCTGAACCGCGCGGTCGGCATCGGTTTCAAGCGCACCGGCGACATCGTGCTCGCGGTCGGCGAACGTGCCGGCCACCTCGGCCAGTCGGTGTGGCTGCGCGAAATCCTCGGCCGCGAGGAAGGCCCGCCGCCGCCCGTCGACCTGCGCGCCGAAAAGCGCACCGGCGACTTCATCCGTCACGCGATCAATGCCGGCTGGATCACCGCCTGCCACGACGTCTCGGACGGCGGCATGGCCGTGGCGCTCGCCGAAATGGCGCTGAAGTCGAACATCGGCGTGCTCGTCAGCGAAGAACAGCCCTTCGGCGTCGCCGAGAGCTTCTTCGGCGAGGATCAGGGGCTATATCTGGTTACCGTCTGCGACACCTGCCTCGCCGACTTCCTCGACGCCGCCGGCCGCGCCGACGTGCCGGTCGATCCGGTCGGCCGCACGATCAAGGACCGCATCGTCTTCGAACTCGAAGGCAGCGATCATCAGGTGACGCTCGCGGAACTCCGCGAAGCGCATGAAGGCTTCTTCCCGAACCTGATGGGGGCCGACGCGGCGCTCGCATAACTGAAAGAGAGGGGCCGATGAGCATCCATGTCGGAGTCGGGGGCTGGACCTTCGAACCGTGGCGCGGCCCCTTCTACCCCGCCGGCCTCGCGCAGAAGCGCGAGCTCGAATATGCCGGCCAGCATCTGACCGGCATCGAGATCAACGGCACCTATTATGGCAGCCAGAAGCCCGAGACCTTCGCCAATTGGGCCGCCTCGGTTCCCGACGGCTTCCAGTTCAGCGTCAAGGCGTCACGTTTCACCACCAACCGCAAGATACTGGCCGAGGGCGCGGGCTCGGTCGAGAAATTCCTGACGCAGGGGCTGACGCGGCTCGGCGACCGGCTCGGTCCGATCCACTGGCAATTCATGGCGACGAAGAAGTTCGATCGCGACGATTTCGTAGGCTTCCTCGACCTGCTGCCCGACAGCCAGGACGGCTTGCCGCTCCGCCACGCGATCGAGGTCCGCGACGAAAGCTTCCGCGATCCGGCCTTCACCGCCATGCTGCGCGAGCGGAACATGGCGGTGGTCTATGCCGACAGCGACGAATTTCCGTGCATCGATGAGCAGACCGCCGACTTCACCTATGCGCGGCTCCAGCGCAGCCAAGAGGATATCGAAACCGGCTATGACGCCAAGGCGCTCGACAAATGGGCACAGCAAGCCAAAGCTTGGGCCGAGGGCGACCGCGATGTCTTCCTGTTCTTCATCTCGGGCGCCAAGGTCCGCAACCCCGCCGCTGCGCAGGCATTGATCGCGCGGCTGTAGCTATCGCTGCTGCCGCGCGTAGGGCTGGAAACTGCAGTCCGCAGACCGCACCATGATATAGACGATCTCGGGTTGATCGGCTTGATTGCCGGCCTCGACGAACAGCGGGACATTGCCGCTCTGGCTTGCCGCCTCGATATCGGACGGCGCCAACTGCCGCGGAAGGCCATATTTTGTGTAGGTGCCGCCCGCAAAGCTGATCGCCTCATTCTTCACAAACCATCGAACGCCGGCAGCTTCGAACGCGGGCGAAGGATAAGGCGAATGTCGGACAGTCCCGTTGGTCGGACTATAGACACAGGCCATGACCGGGCTTGATGAGGCAAGCGCTACGACCAACGGCGTCAAAATCATGGAAAACCCCTGACGACGCGACCCGGCGGCATGATAGCAAGGTGCCGCCGGGTCGCAAGGCAGGAGCTGTCAGACTGTCAGGCCGCCGCGACTTCCGCCGCGAGGAAATTATACGGATCGATGCCGCGGTTGCGGTAGGCGCGGTGCGCTTCCTGATAGAGCGTCGGCTCGCCGATGCCGAGGCGGGCTCGCGCGGCTTCGAGCGGTTCGGCGAGCAGCGAACGGATGTCCTGCTCGATGATCGCCTTCGACGCCTTGCCATGGCGCTGGCCCTGACGGATCGCGCCCATCACGGGCGCATTGCTCTTGATGCTGCGCTTCACTTCATAACCACCGGCATAGGCGATGAACGCATTGCCGTAATTGCCGGTCTGGCCATAGGTGAAGCCAAGCACACATTGTTCGCCAAGGGCGTCGCGGCCATAGCCGGTCAGGATATGGAACAGGTCGTGCGTATCGCGCAGGCGGTTCGAATACCATTGCACCTGATCGTCATATTGCGGACGGCCCATCTTGTCGCTTTCGGCGACGAGACCGGCAGCCGACAGGCCTTCGCGGCGCATGAAGGTGACATAGGCGTGGCCGACGGTGCCCTCGGGCAGCGCATCGATCCAGCTATGATCGTCGAGCAGGTCGGGCAGATAGGGTTCGCGTTCCATCAGCTTCTTGCCGAAATCGCTTTCCACAAAGGCGCGCGCATCGTCCATGAAACCCTTGCGCGGCAGATTCTCGAAGATGTGGAAGACCTGTTCGGTGTCTTCCTTATCCTTGATGAGCTTGCGGAAGTGCTGGAACGCCTTGAACGGGCGGAACTTCGGCATCTGACGGTCGGGGTGGGAGAAGATGGTCGGGGTCATGGCTGTTCTCGTTCGAATCAGGTGATGTGGCGGAGATAGCATTACTGACACAGATGTCAATAACTCGTTGACGCCGAAACTCCTCGACGCTTTTCGTCCTCCGCTATACCCCGTCCTCTCGACCATCAGGGGAACGGGGATGAACATGGCACCGGCGCGATACGAAAGTCTCGACGCGATCCGCGGCGTCGCGGTCATGGGCATATTGGCGATGAACATCATCGCGTTCGCCCTGCCCTTTTCGGCCTATACCAACCCCATGGCGGGCGGTCCGATCGGAAACATCGATCTCGCGACCTGGTTTTTCACGTTCGTCTTCGTCGATTCAAAGATGCGCGGCCTGTTCTCGATGCTATTCGGCGCGAGCACCCTGCTCGTGATCCAGAGCGCCGCGGCAAGCGGACGGAGCGCCGCCGGCGCCCATTATTCGCGCATGTTCTGGCTCGCCATTTTCGGCCTCATCCATTTCTATTTCATCTGGTTCGGCGACATCCTCTTTCTCTATGCGATATGCGGCCTCCTGCTCTTTGCATTCCGCAACCTGTCGATCCGCGCGCTCGTCGTCTGGGCGGTCGTCTTCCTCGTGACAGGCATCGGCTTCCTCGGAATGGGCTGGCTCATGTTTTCACTGGCCGAGGCGGGAAGACTCCCCGCTGAAGGCGCGGCGCAGATCCGCAGCGACCTTGTACAACTCAACGCCGACATGGGTCCGAATGCCGCGAGC contains these protein-coding regions:
- the purL gene encoding phosphoribosylformylglycinamidine synthase subunit PurL, which produces MTQQAPAITPEIVAEHGLSPEEYDRVLNAIGREPNLVELGIFSVMWSEHCSYKSSRLHLKKLPTEAPWVICGPGENAGVIDIGEGPDGKKLAAIFKMESHNHPSYIEPYQGAATGVGGILRDVFTMGARPVANLNALRFGRPDHPKMKHLISGVVHGIGGYGNCVGVPTVGGEVNFHKAYDGNILVNAMTVGVAEQDKIFYSAASGVGNPIVYVGSKTGRDGIHGATMASADFGEDAEEKRPTVQVGDPFTEKLLIEACLELMASDAIVAIQDMGAAGLTSSSVEMASKGGVGLHLKMDDVPQRETGMTAYEMMLSESQERMLMVLKPGKEEFAKAIFHKWELDFAVIGTVTDTGRMVLEHHGEIVCDIPLAPLADDAPLYDRPHVPTPKQAELTNVPETKDVATDLKTLMGTPDIASRRWIYEQYDSQVGADTLQTGGDAALVRIHGTNRALAMSTDCTPRYCYADPVEGGKQAVAETWRNISAVGATPLAITNCLNFANPQRPEIMGQITGCLDGMAQACRALDYPIVSGNVSLYNESKATGGGSAILPTPAIGGVGVIDDLNRAVGIGFKRTGDIVLAVGERAGHLGQSVWLREILGREEGPPPPVDLRAEKRTGDFIRHAINAGWITACHDVSDGGMAVALAEMALKSNIGVLVSEEQPFGVAESFFGEDQGLYLVTVCDTCLADFLDAAGRADVPVDPVGRTIKDRIVFELEGSDHQVTLAELREAHEGFFPNLMGADAALA
- the queA gene encoding tRNA preQ1(34) S-adenosylmethionine ribosyltransferase-isomerase QueA codes for the protein MRVDAFDFDLPNERIALRPARPRDAARMLVVDGGTMVDAGVTDLPAWLRPGDCLVFNDTRVIPAQLEGWRGEAKIGATLHKRIDLRRWQAFIRNAKRLRVGETVDFGAGVEALAEERLADGSFILAFAGDEPVEVLLERAGTMPLPPYIAGKRPTDEDDRSDYQTMFAREDGAVAAPTAALHFTPKLIEALAAAGIASETLTLHVGAGTFLPVKADDTEDHVMHAEWGRIDADTAARLNAVRAAGGRVIAVGTTSLRLLESAAQDDGIIVPFAGDTAIFITPGYRFKAIDGLMTNFHLPRSTLFMLVSALMGLETMQAAYAHAIEEGYRFYSYGDASLLLPPR
- a CDS encoding exodeoxyribonuclease VII small subunit, whose translation is MTDTPETAATADIASLSFEAAMGELETIVRRLESGDVSLEESVALYERGHALRGHCEARLAAAQARIEQVSLGADGRPTGTTPFGES
- a CDS encoding helix-turn-helix domain-containing protein, with translation MAIHAMIEEQKTADSARGAPRMHMRFEAPGSLGDSEGATVLIHNLSATGMLIETTSDLAIDQRLTLALPEAPDTAATVVWRSEALAGCRFDRPLSRAALSAAQLRNPLPGDVDPARTPDGGEILAQRLLRLRKERGLSRAALSDRTGFSKPSIWAWESGKTVPRRSNLMMLADAFGISERELLAGEPSAAHGDPAASAQQMHALVRSSREEIAALAGVEPGKVKITIEY
- a CDS encoding polyprenyl synthetase family protein, with the translated sequence MLLSTQAEVAAGIDTLFDHLLAVPPDPRGPLYEAMRHAAVAGGKRLRPLLVRAAGDLFHVDRSLTLRVGAAVEAMHVYSLIHDDLPCMDDDDIRRGKPTVHKAFDEATAVLAGDSLHALAFEWLCDPVTSADPFVRAELCCELARAAGPAGMAGGQMMDLAAETSNFDLPTVTRLQQLKTGALIAFSVEAGAILARIPAEGRRPLRGYARDIGLAFQIADDIMDVEGDEALAGKALHKDDAAGKATFVTLMGIERAREQAGLLVEQAIAHLGGFGEEAALLRAIAHYVVERDR
- a CDS encoding Coq4 family protein — protein: MTPTIFSHPDRQMPKFRPFKAFQHFRKLIKDKEDTEQVFHIFENLPRKGFMDDARAFVESDFGKKLMEREPYLPDLLDDHSWIDALPEGTVGHAYVTFMRREGLSAAGLVAESDKMGRPQYDDQVQWYSNRLRDTHDLFHILTGYGRDALGEQCVLGFTYGQTGNYGNAFIAYAGGYEVKRSIKSNAPVMGAIRQGQRHGKASKAIIEQDIRSLLAEPLEAARARLGIGEPTLYQEAHRAYRNRGIDPYNFLAAEVAAA
- a CDS encoding DUF72 domain-containing protein — protein: MSIHVGVGGWTFEPWRGPFYPAGLAQKRELEYAGQHLTGIEINGTYYGSQKPETFANWAASVPDGFQFSVKASRFTTNRKILAEGAGSVEKFLTQGLTRLGDRLGPIHWQFMATKKFDRDDFVGFLDLLPDSQDGLPLRHAIEVRDESFRDPAFTAMLRERNMAVVYADSDEFPCIDEQTADFTYARLQRSQEDIETGYDAKALDKWAQQAKAWAEGDRDVFLFFISGAKVRNPAAAQALIARL
- a CDS encoding peptidylprolyl isomerase — encoded protein: MTSSFRPLVLMAMAFGLSVAAVAQEAPPAPAPNPEESQPAPPVEAPAPAPVDVPAAPATNETAPAADVPAVPTMTPDQYINNPEYMLNLDLSTGGRVVVQLFPNVAPNHVDRIKQLARAGFYDGIKFHRVIDGFMAQTGDPSATGQGGSQLPDLKAEFNPTPHLRGTLSMARAENEDSANSQFFIMLQPRFSLDRRYTAFGRVVSGMQYIDAIHKGEPPEVMSRMVQVSVAADNKPVPPASMLTEAVPAPAPEVTVDELNAPIKQ
- the coaD gene encoding pantetheine-phosphate adenylyltransferase, translating into MRVGVYPGTFDPITLGHMDIIRRGAKLVDRLVIGVTTNIAKSPLFDDDERIAMVKAEVAGIDGDIEVVGFNSLLMDFADAQGASIIIRGIRGVTDFEYEYQLTGMNRQLNARVETVFLMADVSLQPIASRLVKEIAIFGGDIHKFVTPAVREAVVSRIAERGLLQGER